One window of Chryseobacterium indologenes genomic DNA carries:
- the dnaK gene encoding molecular chaperone DnaK, whose amino-acid sequence MSKIIGIDLGTTNSCVAVMEGKDPVVIPNAEGKRTTPSIVAFTEDGERKVGDPAKRQAVTNPTKTVYSIKRFIGTHFKDDASEITRVPYKVVAGPNDTVKVKIDDREYTPQEISAMTLQKMKKTAEDYLGQEVTRAVITVPAYFNDAQRQATKEAGEIAGLKVERIINEPTAAALAYGLDKNHKDQKIAVYDLGGGTFDISILDLGDGVFEVLSTNGDTHLGGDDFDDVIINWMADEFKAEEGVDLKSDAIALQRLKEAAEKAKIELSSSPQTEINLPYITATATGPKHLVKSLTKAKFEQLSADLVRRSMEPVAKALKDAGLSTSDIDEVILVGGSTRIPIIQEEVEKFFGKKPSKGVNPDEVVAIGAAIQGGVLTGDVKDVLLLDVTPLSLGIETMGSVFTKLIEANTTIPTKKSEVFSTASDNQPAVSIRVGQGERSMFNDNKEIGRFDLQDIPPAPRGVPQIEVTFDIDANGILSVSAKDKGTGKEQSIKIQASSGLSDEEIERMKKEAQENSAADAKRKEEVEIFNKADGLIFQTEKQLKEFGEKLSADKKAAIEAAHAELKTAFEAKNVDDVKAKTEALDAAWMAASEELYAAGQQPGADAGAGAQNAGGNAGAEDVQDADFEEVK is encoded by the coding sequence ATGAGTAAAATAATTGGAATTGACTTAGGAACAACCAACTCTTGTGTTGCTGTAATGGAGGGTAAAGACCCTGTTGTTATTCCTAACGCAGAAGGTAAGAGAACTACTCCTTCTATTGTAGCTTTTACAGAAGACGGAGAAAGAAAAGTAGGTGATCCTGCAAAAAGACAGGCTGTAACGAATCCAACAAAAACTGTTTACTCTATCAAAAGATTTATCGGAACACACTTTAAAGATGATGCTTCTGAAATCACAAGAGTACCTTATAAAGTAGTTGCTGGACCAAACGATACTGTAAAAGTAAAAATCGACGATAGAGAATATACTCCACAGGAAATTTCTGCTATGACTCTTCAGAAAATGAAGAAAACTGCTGAAGATTATCTTGGACAGGAAGTAACAAGAGCGGTAATCACTGTTCCTGCATATTTTAACGATGCACAAAGACAAGCTACTAAAGAAGCTGGTGAAATCGCTGGTCTTAAAGTAGAAAGAATTATCAACGAACCTACAGCTGCAGCGTTAGCTTACGGTCTTGATAAAAACCATAAAGATCAGAAAATCGCAGTATATGACCTTGGTGGTGGTACTTTCGATATCTCTATCCTAGATTTAGGAGACGGTGTATTCGAAGTATTATCTACAAACGGTGATACTCACTTAGGAGGTGATGACTTTGATGATGTGATCATCAACTGGATGGCTGATGAGTTCAAAGCTGAAGAAGGAGTAGACTTAAAATCTGATGCAATTGCATTACAAAGATTGAAAGAAGCTGCTGAAAAAGCTAAAATTGAATTATCTTCTTCTCCACAGACTGAAATCAACTTACCATATATCACGGCTACTGCTACAGGTCCTAAGCACTTAGTGAAGAGTTTAACGAAAGCTAAATTCGAGCAATTATCTGCTGATCTTGTAAGAAGATCTATGGAGCCTGTTGCTAAAGCTTTAAAAGATGCTGGTTTATCAACTTCTGATATTGACGAAGTAATCTTGGTAGGTGGTTCTACAAGAATCCCGATCATTCAGGAAGAAGTAGAAAAATTCTTCGGTAAAAAACCATCTAAAGGAGTTAACCCGGATGAGGTTGTAGCAATTGGTGCAGCTATTCAGGGAGGTGTATTGACAGGTGATGTAAAAGATGTATTATTACTTGACGTTACTCCACTTTCTTTAGGTATCGAAACAATGGGTTCTGTATTCACTAAATTAATTGAAGCGAACACTACGATCCCAACTAAAAAATCTGAAGTATTCTCTACAGCTTCTGACAACCAGCCAGCTGTAAGCATCAGAGTAGGACAGGGAGAAAGATCAATGTTCAACGATAACAAAGAAATTGGTAGATTTGATCTTCAGGATATTCCACCAGCACCAAGAGGAGTTCCTCAGATTGAAGTAACTTTCGATATTGATGCGAATGGTATCCTAAGCGTATCTGCTAAAGATAAAGGAACTGGTAAAGAGCAGTCTATTAAAATCCAGGCTTCTTCAGGTCTTTCTGACGAAGAAATCGAAAGAATGAAGAAAGAAGCTCAGGAAAACTCTGCAGCAGATGCTAAGAGAAAAGAAGAAGTTGAGATCTTCAACAAAGCTGACGGATTGATCTTCCAGACTGAAAAGCAATTGAAAGAATTCGGTGAGAAACTTTCTGCTGACAAAAAAGCAGCTATCGAAGCAGCTCACGCAGAATTAAAAACTGCTTTTGAAGCTAAAAATGTTGATGATGTAAAAGCTAAAACTGAAGCATTAGATGCAGCATGGATGGCAGCTTCTGAAGAATTATATGCAGCGGGTCAACAGCCAGGTGCTGATGCAGGTGCCGGAGCTCAGAATGCTGGTGGAAACGCCGGAGCTGAAGATGTACAGGATGCAGACTTCGAAGAAGTAAAATAA
- a CDS encoding exopolyphosphatase, which yields MKIAAIDIGSNAARLLINEVKINNRKPEFIKLNLLRIPLRLGMDVFTIGKIGPEREKMVIDSMKIFSDLMKIYKVDHYRACATSAMRDAANGNEIIGLVKETSGINIEIISGDEEATLVYENHVAEGLDKEFAYLYIDVGGGSTELTFYENGKMVYEKSFNIGTIRLLNNLVTMDNWKEMKDEIKKNIVSKKPIVAIGSGGNINKVFSMSKTKDGKPMSLSHLKKVYKEFNELSVEERMTNYNLREDRADVLVHALSIFNNVMSWSDINRIFVPKISVADGLIHNIYSQLQHKK from the coding sequence ATGAAGATAGCAGCGATAGACATAGGGAGTAATGCAGCCCGCCTTCTTATCAATGAAGTTAAGATAAACAACAGAAAACCTGAATTTATCAAACTCAACCTTCTCAGAATTCCCCTGAGACTGGGAATGGATGTTTTTACCATCGGAAAAATAGGTCCTGAAAGAGAAAAAATGGTCATTGATTCCATGAAAATCTTCAGTGACCTGATGAAAATATACAAAGTAGATCATTACAGGGCCTGTGCTACCAGTGCCATGCGTGATGCTGCCAATGGCAATGAAATTATTGGCCTTGTAAAGGAAACATCAGGAATCAACATCGAAATTATTTCCGGTGATGAAGAAGCCACGCTGGTTTATGAAAATCATGTTGCAGAAGGCCTTGACAAAGAATTCGCTTACTTATACATCGACGTTGGCGGAGGTTCTACAGAACTTACTTTCTACGAAAACGGTAAAATGGTTTACGAAAAATCGTTTAATATCGGAACTATCCGTCTTCTCAACAATCTGGTTACAATGGATAACTGGAAAGAAATGAAGGACGAAATCAAGAAAAACATTGTCAGTAAAAAGCCAATTGTAGCCATTGGATCAGGGGGAAACATCAATAAGGTGTTTTCCATGAGCAAAACCAAAGACGGGAAACCAATGTCATTATCTCACCTGAAAAAGGTCTATAAAGAATTCAATGAGTTGTCTGTGGAAGAAAGGATGACCAATTACAACCTTAGAGAAGACCGTGCCGATGTATTGGTACATGCCCTGAGCATTTTCAACAATGTAATGTCCTGGTCTGATATCAACAGGATCTTTGTTCCTAAAATATCTGTTGCAGATGGATTAATCCATAATATTTACAGTCAGTTACAGCACAAAAAATAA
- a CDS encoding DUF3291 domain-containing protein: MYQLAQINVARMIGTNIEDPVMNEFVSHLDSVNRLAEESDGFIWRLKDDENNATSFNPFNDEQIIINISVWKDIESLEYYTYKTFHVDFVRRRKEWFQKYGKAYYALWWIKDKEYPTTDEAMKRLEYLQEKGSSSYAFNFQSVFQKP, encoded by the coding sequence ATGTACCAGCTAGCACAAATTAATGTTGCCCGAATGATAGGAACCAACATAGAAGATCCGGTAATGAATGAGTTTGTCAGCCATTTGGATTCAGTAAACCGGTTGGCAGAAGAAAGCGATGGATTTATCTGGAGATTAAAAGATGATGAAAACAATGCTACGAGCTTCAATCCGTTTAATGATGAACAAATTATTATCAATATATCCGTATGGAAAGATATAGAATCATTGGAATACTATACTTATAAGACATTCCATGTTGACTTTGTAAGAAGAAGAAAAGAATGGTTTCAAAAATATGGAAAGGCCTATTATGCTTTATGGTGGATTAAAGATAAAGAATATCCAACTACTGATGAGGCAATGAAGCGGTTAGAATATTTACAGGAAAAAGGTTCATCTTCCTATGCATTTAATTTTCAATCTGTTTTTCAAAAGCCATAA
- a CDS encoding cytochrome-c peroxidase — MKDRYIAFLAMAGIISLLSYTSNHPTGYTVEELRTLYSSGDQSKWPAPHLFDEAKKGFQDIGPLSEMNFPEDNPYSEDKMELGKMLFFDPRLSKSGQISCANCHNPEIGWSDGSRVSFGHNRQTGTRNAPTLINIGYAKTFFWDGRSATLEEQVKAPIENPVEMNLHMSMATKNIKEIKGYKAFFVKAFGNGEVTEEKITKAIATFERSLVSPPSKFDKFVTGEKDALTDSEINGLHLFRTKANCINCHNTPYFSDQKFHNLGLTYYGNKYEDLGRYMATKKNEDVGKFKTPTLREVSENKPYMHNGLFPELANVVMMYNAGMVKEIPKADQINDPKFPHKSGMIEKLNLTDDEVFDIVAFLKTLNSYKYKMRPPELPKS; from the coding sequence ATGAAAGACAGATATATTGCTTTTCTGGCAATGGCCGGAATAATATCTTTACTAAGTTATACTTCAAATCACCCTACGGGATATACCGTGGAAGAGCTTCGTACGTTATACAGCAGTGGAGACCAGAGCAAATGGCCTGCTCCGCATTTATTTGATGAAGCTAAGAAAGGTTTTCAGGATATCGGACCTTTGTCTGAAATGAATTTTCCTGAAGACAATCCTTATTCCGAAGACAAAATGGAGTTGGGAAAAATGTTATTTTTTGATCCGAGGTTATCCAAAAGCGGGCAGATTTCCTGTGCCAACTGCCATAATCCCGAAATTGGATGGTCAGATGGAAGCAGAGTTTCTTTTGGTCACAACAGGCAGACAGGAACTAGAAATGCACCTACTTTAATAAATATTGGATATGCAAAAACGTTTTTCTGGGACGGCCGCTCAGCAACTTTGGAAGAGCAGGTGAAAGCCCCTATCGAAAATCCGGTAGAAATGAATCTGCATATGTCAATGGCGACAAAGAATATCAAAGAGATTAAAGGTTATAAAGCTTTCTTTGTAAAAGCTTTCGGGAATGGGGAAGTGACAGAAGAGAAAATTACAAAAGCCATTGCAACATTTGAACGCTCTCTGGTAAGTCCGCCATCAAAGTTTGACAAATTCGTTACCGGGGAAAAAGATGCTTTAACGGATTCTGAGATCAACGGACTTCATTTATTCCGTACCAAAGCAAATTGTATTAATTGTCATAACACCCCTTATTTTTCTGACCAGAAGTTCCATAATCTGGGGCTGACCTATTACGGAAATAAGTATGAAGATCTGGGAAGATATATGGCTACCAAAAAGAATGAAGATGTTGGAAAGTTCAAAACACCCACACTGAGAGAAGTTTCTGAGAATAAGCCTTACATGCATAACGGACTTTTCCCTGAGCTGGCGAACGTTGTCATGATGTATAATGCCGGAATGGTAAAGGAAATTCCAAAAGCAGATCAGATCAATGATCCAAAGTTTCCCCACAAATCAGGAATGATAGAAAAACTGAATTTAACAGATGACGAAGTTTTTGATATTGTAGCATTTTTAAAAACCCTAAACAGTTACAAATACAAAATGCGTCCACCAGAATTACCTAAGTCATAA
- a CDS encoding winged helix-turn-helix transcriptional regulator, whose amino-acid sequence MKKECVTSYINVDQKSYPCAVSFVMDLIGGRWKGVILCHLKNGDKRFGELKKELSFITETTLSIQLRQLERDQLITRTVFGTKPPVKVVYSLSNLGLSFIPLLDHINDWGKIILENKKVI is encoded by the coding sequence ATGAAAAAAGAATGTGTGACTTCCTATATCAATGTTGATCAAAAATCTTATCCCTGTGCAGTAAGTTTTGTCATGGACCTCATTGGTGGGAGGTGGAAAGGCGTTATCCTCTGCCACTTAAAAAATGGAGATAAAAGATTTGGTGAATTAAAAAAAGAGCTTTCTTTTATTACAGAAACAACTTTAAGTATTCAGCTGAGACAATTGGAAAGAGATCAGTTAATAACGCGGACAGTATTTGGAACAAAACCTCCTGTCAAAGTGGTCTACAGCCTATCAAATTTAGGTCTGTCATTTATTCCTTTATTGGATCATATCAATGATTGGGGCAAAATTATTCTGGAAAATAAAAAAGTTATTTAA
- a CDS encoding NAD-dependent epimerase/dehydratase family protein → MNPIKIILTGATGMVGEGVLMECLENPNVSEILSISRKPFGKSHPKLKEYLVPDFLSLDIHDEKLKGYDACFFCAGISSVGMNEEDYTKITYETTLHFAKAVLNQNPDMVFSYVSGASTDSTESGKMMWARVKGRTENDLKKMNFKGAYNFRPGFMKPVEGQLNVKWFFKPFIWIFPVFFQSKSLTLQEVGRAMINVTQKGYPTSTLEIRDIKNLAI, encoded by the coding sequence ATGAATCCAATCAAAATAATTCTTACAGGAGCTACTGGGATGGTAGGTGAAGGCGTTTTAATGGAATGTCTTGAGAATCCCAATGTTTCTGAAATCCTCAGCATAAGCAGAAAGCCTTTTGGAAAATCACATCCCAAGCTGAAAGAATACCTTGTCCCGGACTTTTTATCCCTGGATATTCATGATGAAAAACTGAAAGGCTATGATGCCTGTTTTTTCTGTGCAGGAATCAGCAGTGTAGGCATGAATGAAGAAGATTACACCAAGATCACTTACGAAACAACCCTGCATTTTGCAAAAGCTGTTTTGAACCAAAATCCGGATATGGTTTTCAGTTATGTTTCAGGGGCAAGCACAGACAGCACAGAGAGCGGAAAAATGATGTGGGCAAGAGTAAAAGGCAGAACTGAAAATGATCTGAAAAAAATGAATTTCAAAGGAGCTTATAATTTCCGTCCCGGATTTATGAAACCAGTTGAGGGTCAACTGAATGTAAAATGGTTTTTTAAACCTTTTATTTGGATTTTTCCTGTTTTTTTCCAATCAAAATCATTAACTTTACAGGAGGTGGGTAGAGCAATGATCAATGTGACACAAAAAGGGTACCCTACATCTACTTTAGAAATTAGAGATATTAAAAATTTAGCGATATGA
- the ppk1 gene encoding polyphosphate kinase 1: MSIHFNPRDITWLAFNERVLQEAMDEKVPLHLRIRFLGIFSNNLDEFFRVRVAGLKRAMDFKEKVIAESFYQPPSKILQRINEVVMKQQLNFDKTWKKIQTEMVDQKVFIKNSKNLTAGQKEFVRQYFDEVVESNVIPILLHENTPMPYLRDKSLYLGVAMRKKDWQYSSNYAIIEIPSRFVGRFVLLPTEDPEEKNVMLLEDVITFNLPHIFSYFGYDEFSANAFKVTKDAELDLDNDIKTNFAEKIEKGLKNRRKGKPTRFVFDKDMDKALLELLIRKLNLTKKDSIIPGGKIHNFKHFMDFPDVFEAYERPVERSSFTHQAFEHGERVTDVILKEDVLLSFPYHKYNPVIDLLREAAMDPDVKSIQITAYRMASSSKIINALIYAARNGKEVTVMLELQARFDEESNLKWKDMLEPEGITVLVGIPNKKVHAKLCVIKKRAHNKTIQYGFVSTGNFNEKTARIYGDHLLLTADRGIMADINKVFNVLKKPKDDFIPILKTCKNLLVCPQFMREKIVHHIDKEIEEAKAGRKAEIIIKVNSMSDRLLIEKLYDAAKAGVVIRLIVRGIYCAVNQKEFKEKIKAISIVDEYLEHARVMYFYNKGTEDMYISSADWMTRNLDYRIEAAAKITDKNLKKELKDILDIQLRDNVKARILDKKLSNEYIRNDKKECRSQIETYKYLKAKTSKK, from the coding sequence ATGTCAATACACTTTAATCCACGAGATATCACATGGCTTGCCTTTAATGAAAGAGTTTTACAGGAGGCCATGGACGAAAAAGTTCCCTTACATTTAAGAATACGTTTTCTCGGAATTTTCTCCAACAATTTAGATGAGTTTTTCAGAGTACGTGTTGCCGGATTAAAGCGTGCCATGGATTTTAAGGAAAAAGTGATTGCTGAATCTTTCTACCAGCCGCCTTCCAAAATCCTTCAGAGAATCAATGAAGTTGTCATGAAACAGCAATTGAATTTCGATAAAACCTGGAAAAAGATCCAAACCGAAATGGTTGATCAGAAAGTTTTCATTAAAAATTCCAAAAACCTGACAGCAGGACAAAAAGAATTTGTCAGACAATATTTTGATGAAGTGGTAGAATCCAATGTAATTCCTATTCTTCTTCATGAAAATACGCCAATGCCCTATTTGCGAGACAAAAGTCTTTATCTGGGGGTAGCAATGAGAAAAAAAGACTGGCAGTATTCCAGCAATTATGCTATTATTGAGATTCCTTCTCGTTTTGTAGGGAGATTTGTATTGCTTCCAACAGAAGATCCGGAAGAGAAAAACGTAATGCTTCTGGAGGATGTGATCACTTTCAATCTTCCGCACATATTCTCTTATTTCGGATATGATGAATTTTCAGCCAATGCTTTTAAAGTAACAAAAGATGCAGAGCTGGATCTGGACAATGACATCAAAACCAACTTTGCAGAAAAAATAGAAAAAGGACTCAAAAACAGAAGAAAGGGAAAACCTACCCGTTTCGTTTTTGATAAAGACATGGATAAAGCACTGCTGGAACTCCTTATCAGAAAACTGAATTTAACGAAAAAAGACAGCATTATTCCAGGAGGAAAAATTCATAACTTCAAGCATTTCATGGATTTCCCAGACGTTTTTGAAGCCTATGAAAGACCTGTGGAAAGAAGCTCTTTTACTCACCAGGCATTTGAACATGGTGAAAGGGTGACAGATGTTATCTTAAAAGAAGATGTGCTTCTTAGTTTTCCTTATCACAAATATAATCCAGTGATTGATCTTCTCCGTGAAGCAGCAATGGATCCGGATGTAAAATCTATACAGATCACCGCTTACCGTATGGCTAGCAGTTCAAAAATCATCAACGCGCTCATCTATGCTGCCAGAAATGGTAAAGAAGTGACTGTAATGCTGGAACTTCAGGCAAGGTTTGATGAAGAATCCAATTTGAAATGGAAAGATATGCTTGAACCGGAGGGAATTACAGTTCTTGTGGGAATTCCCAACAAAAAAGTACATGCTAAACTATGTGTTATCAAAAAGAGAGCGCATAATAAAACCATCCAATATGGATTTGTAAGTACTGGAAATTTCAACGAAAAAACGGCAAGAATATATGGTGATCATCTGCTCCTTACAGCCGATCGCGGCATCATGGCAGATATCAATAAAGTATTCAATGTGCTGAAAAAACCGAAGGATGATTTTATTCCGATTTTGAAAACTTGTAAAAATTTATTAGTTTGCCCTCAGTTTATGCGTGAAAAGATTGTTCACCATATTGATAAAGAAATCGAAGAAGCCAAAGCAGGCCGAAAAGCAGAGATCATCATCAAGGTAAATTCTATGAGCGACAGGCTACTGATAGAAAAGCTATATGATGCAGCCAAAGCTGGAGTAGTAATCAGGCTTATCGTAAGAGGAATCTATTGTGCCGTAAACCAGAAAGAGTTTAAAGAAAAAATAAAAGCCATAAGTATTGTAGACGAATATCTGGAGCATGCCAGAGTAATGTACTTCTACAATAAAGGGACAGAAGACATGTACATTTCTTCCGCTGACTGGATGACCAGAAACCTGGATTACAGGATTGAAGCTGCGGCTAAAATCACTGACAAGAACCTTAAGAAAGAATTAAAAGATATTCTTGATATTCAGCTTAGGGATAATGTAAAAGCCAGAATTCTCGATAAAAAGCTCAGCAACGAATATATAAGAAATGATAAAAAAGAATGCCGTTCACAAATAGAAACCTATAAATATTTAAAAGCTAAAACAAGCAAAAAATGA
- a CDS encoding T9SS type A sorting domain-containing protein: protein MKKVLLLTAGFLMANVFGQRECATDLKMKEFYTRNPQALAKKEDLRNYLTSKNAAANTMAKNGQTVITIPVVVHVLYGSAAQNISDAQIASQIAILNNDFRKLNPNFSSVVPDAFKPYAADMELTFCMATKTPTGASTTGIERKSVASNFDFANKYYLAAGLTAWDPTKYLNIWVGNMPSPYLGWAYLPDAAGFPEDGLAIGYKYFGTTGAAVAPYNGGRTATHEIGHYFGLLHPWGEDGSACGTPDNDDGCADTPAINDAHYGGNVFPDNGFMCNPTANGAMFMNFMDYVTDTEMAFFTNDQKTIKTNTMAGPRASLLNSNACAFLSVNDVEKVNSINLFPNPTTQYISIASPLAPINEVEIFNAEGRLVKKAFIKNETDKIDVKDFASGVYYVRTYNGKDFVKSMKFIKK from the coding sequence ATGAAAAAAGTTTTACTATTGACAGCCGGCTTTCTGATGGCTAATGTATTTGGTCAGAGAGAATGTGCTACTGATTTGAAAATGAAGGAGTTTTATACAAGAAATCCTCAGGCTTTGGCAAAAAAAGAAGATTTACGAAATTATTTAACCAGTAAAAATGCAGCTGCCAATACAATGGCTAAAAATGGACAGACTGTAATTACGATTCCGGTTGTAGTGCATGTTCTTTATGGAAGTGCTGCCCAGAATATTTCTGATGCTCAGATTGCATCACAGATTGCTATTTTGAATAATGACTTCAGAAAATTAAATCCTAACTTCAGTTCTGTTGTTCCTGATGCCTTCAAGCCTTATGCTGCAGATATGGAGTTGACATTCTGTATGGCAACAAAAACACCTACAGGAGCTTCTACTACTGGTATAGAAAGAAAGTCTGTTGCTTCAAATTTTGATTTTGCCAATAAGTATTATCTTGCAGCCGGACTTACAGCCTGGGATCCCACTAAATATTTGAATATATGGGTAGGAAATATGCCTAGTCCTTATCTTGGCTGGGCTTATCTGCCTGACGCTGCCGGTTTCCCGGAGGACGGACTTGCTATTGGCTATAAATATTTCGGAACTACAGGAGCTGCTGTGGCACCTTATAATGGGGGACGAACTGCTACACATGAGATAGGACATTATTTTGGATTGCTTCACCCATGGGGAGAAGATGGAAGCGCATGTGGAACGCCGGATAATGATGATGGCTGTGCAGATACTCCTGCCATTAATGATGCTCATTACGGTGGTAATGTTTTTCCTGACAATGGCTTTATGTGTAATCCTACTGCAAATGGTGCCATGTTCATGAATTTTATGGATTATGTGACAGATACAGAAATGGCATTCTTTACGAATGATCAAAAAACAATCAAGACCAATACAATGGCGGGGCCAAGAGCGAGTCTTCTGAATTCCAATGCATGTGCATTCTTATCCGTAAATGATGTGGAAAAAGTAAACTCTATCAATCTTTTCCCTAATCCTACTACACAGTATATTTCTATTGCTTCTCCTTTAGCACCAATTAATGAAGTAGAGATTTTCAACGCTGAAGGAAGACTTGTGAAAAAAGCATTTATTAAAAATGAAACAGATAAAATTGATGTGAAAGATTTTGCCAGTGGTGTTTATTATGTAAGAACTTACAATGGCAAAGACTTCGTGAAATCTATGAAGTTTATCAAAAAATAA